In a single window of the Cygnus olor isolate bCygOlo1 chromosome 5, bCygOlo1.pri.v2, whole genome shotgun sequence genome:
- the LOC121071369 gene encoding potassium channel subfamily K member 16-like isoform X2 has product MCSGKLQTGLLVAGYFVYLLVGAAVFQALERTAEKQQKMAAAQMKEAFLQNFPHLTVAEMEQFMKNLTEAIQNGVYPVGNESQTENSNWDFSNSFFFAGTVVSTIGYGTLRPKTAAGQIFCVFFALFGIPLNIVFLHRVGKMLSLLCKKLGKFLYEKGMRKKKIKFLTLLFFLATGILVFLCLPSLFFQITEGWSYSEGIYFAFITLSTIGFGDYVVGKQPGRIYFSYYRTLVAIWILFGLAWIALLFNLLTTVLEDTEKIIVKDLHQIVKVSKDNEASQPRRCWPAHFLPEEEVIPPCAGGDAQTMESLASGSEQTKK; this is encoded by the exons ATGTGCAGTGGCAAGCTGCAGACAGGTTTGCTGGTTGCCGGCTACTTCGTCTACTTGCTGGTGGGTGCAGCCGTGTTCCAGGCGCTGGAGAGGACcgctgaaaagcagcagaaaatggcAGCCGCCCAGATGAAGGAGGCATTTCTGCAGAACTTCCCCCACCTCACAGTGGCAGAGATGGAGCAGTTTATGAAG AACCTGACTGAAGCCATTCAGAATGGAGTATACCCTGTTGGAAATGAATCACAGACTGAAAACAGCAACTGGGATTTCAGTAACTCCTTCTTCTTTGCAGGCACAGTGGTCTCCACAATAG GCTATGGCACACTGCGTCCTAAAACTGCTGCGGGCCAGatcttctgtgtcttttttgCTCTCTTTGGAATCCCTCTGAATATTGTTTTTCTGCACCGTGTTGGTAAGATGCTCTCGCTGCTGTGTAAAAAGCTGGGGAAATTCCTGTACgagaaaggaatgagaaag aagaagaTCAAATTTCTGacccttttgttctttttggcCACCGGGATCCTAGTGTTTCTGTGCTTGCCGTCACTCTTCTTCCAGATAACAGAGGGTTGGTCCTACAGCGAAGGaatttactttgcatttatcaCCCTCAGCACCATTGGCTTTGGAGATTATGTAGTAG GTAAACAACCTggcaggatttatttttcctactacCGAACACTTGTGGCCATTTGGATTCTTTTTGGCCTTGCCTGGATTGCTCTCCTATTTAATTTATTGACAACAGTTCtagaagatactgaaaaaataattgtcaagGATCTCCATCAAATTGTAAAGGTGAGTAAGGACAATGAAGCAAGCCAACCAAGAAGATGCTGGCCTGCTCATTTTTTACCAGAAGAAGAAGTAATACCACCATGTGCTGGAGGGGATGCACAGACAATGGAGTCATTAGCATCAGGttctgaacaaacaaaaaaataa
- the LOC121071103 gene encoding inositol 1,4,5-trisphosphate receptor-interacting protein-like 1, with protein MVLATFFVLTFLGLIHSPAKVGYELDEATNDYMRQRAEELQERMMQLLFEIEEGEKEQSWAHVGALLLSVLQHWQFRAYVGVALLYFWNLWLLLRDIPEDESSSEEESSSSDEQQNNERNRVEGRDEGRIFAERIQWPVQNIQVNCQVIQSMVGDLIHFTRRSLTNTFYPVLHSPIGVGSTFEGWSPRDNDTVVYHLLVPMTAPRGHSFHLELGNEEELPSRNSCIRVELECTCVREQDFGNMVCFLHQPEEELRRNPEPSLLQTLCTGSYLDVHKTSYWFQQSMKRAYKFLPESARSHIGVLPSRRSCRLRTIDVFDRTLFIEIMFGVQQDDSAIFLSSQKTEAIFTPDTTWPQSCAVAEMKFFQYIKAHAQQDSFHLRCMQLCARILVGNDFTTYMLKTVVMHLLTTIPLESWRRRDFLQRMDDIMQYLHCCIVEKRLDHFFFGNEGMPEEIILPPDFQTSRPPNLFQHMAQEPTVHARALREFQELRDRLTRLLTFGN; from the coding sequence ATGGTTTTGGCAACTTTCTTCGTCCTGACGTTCCTGGGCTTAATCCATAGCCCGGCGAAGGTTGGCTACGAATTAGATGAAGCTACAAACGACTACATGCGGCAGCGTGCGGAGGAGCTGCAAGAACGTATGATGCAGCTCCTGTTCGAAattgaggagggggagaaggagcagagctgggcgCATGTTGGAGCCCTGCTCTTATCTGTGTTGCAGCACTGGCAGTTCCGGGCCTATGTTGGTGTTGCTCTCCTGTACTTTTGGAACTTGTGGCTGCTCCTTAGAGATATCCCAGAAgatgaaagcagcagtgaggaggAGAGCTCCAGCAGCGATGAGCAGCAGAATAATGAGAGAAATCGTGTTGAAGGAAGGGATGAAGGGAGGATTTTTGCAGAGAGAATCCAGTGGCCAGTGCAGAACATCCAAGTCAACTGTCAAGTGATACAGTCAATGGTGGGAGACCTCATCCATTTCACCCGACGGTCCCTGACGAACACCTTCTATCCGGTGCTGCATTCACCCATTGGAGTGGGTAGTACCTTTGAAGGCTGGAGTCCCCGAGACAACGACACTGTCGTCTATCACCTGCTCGTGCCCATGACGGCTCCTCGTGGGCACTCCTTCCACCTGGAGCTGGGGAATGAAGAGGAGCTGCCATCAAGGAACTCCTGTATTCGCGTGGAGCTGGAGTGCACGTGCGTGAGGGAGCAGGACTTTGGGAACATGGTGTGCTTCCTTCACCAACCTGAGGAGGAGCTGAGAAGAAATCCGGAGCCCAGCCTCCTACAGACACTGTGCACTGGCTCCTACCTGGATGTGCATAAAACCTCCTACTGGTTCCAGCAATCGATGAAAAGAGCTTATAAATTTTTGCCCGAGTCGGCCAGAAGTCACATTggtgtgctgccatccagacGCTCCTGCAGGCTTCGTACGATTGATGTCTTTGATAGAACCCTCTTCATTGAGATAATGTTTGGGGTGCAACAAGACGATTCAGCCATTTTTCTGAGCAGCCAGAAGACAGAGGCTATCTTCACCCCCGATACGACGTGGCCACAGAGCTGCGctgtggcagagatgaagtTCTTCCAGTACATAAAAGCGCATGCCCAGCAGGACAGTTTCCACCTCAGATGCATGCAGCTCTGTGCCCGTATCCTGGTGGGCAACGATTTTACCACCTATATGTTGAAGACAGTTGTCATGCACCTGCTGACCACCATCCCTTTGGAAAGCTGGCGCAGGAGGGATTTTTTGCAGCGGATGGATGACATCATGCAGTACCTGCACTGCTGCATAGTGGAGAAACGCCTGGACCACTTCTTCTTTGGAAACGAGGGAATGCCTGAGGAGATCATCTTGCCCCCAGATTTCCAAACGTCCAGACCACCCAACCTCTTCCAGCACATGGCACAGGAGCCAACTGTCCACGCCCGGGCGCTGCGTGAATTCCAGGAGCTGCGAGATCGGCTCACGAGACTGCTGACCTTTGGGAACTGA
- the LOC121071369 gene encoding potassium channel subfamily K member 16-like isoform X1, translated as MNVFDKSLSPSAQDPSGNPSWEGSSCLGEAPQERQGFTNRHLSLPIPCRIPPRAMCSGKLQTGLLVAGYFVYLLVGAAVFQALERTAEKQQKMAAAQMKEAFLQNFPHLTVAEMEQFMKNLTEAIQNGVYPVGNESQTENSNWDFSNSFFFAGTVVSTIGYGTLRPKTAAGQIFCVFFALFGIPLNIVFLHRVGKMLSLLCKKLGKFLYEKGMRKKKIKFLTLLFFLATGILVFLCLPSLFFQITEGWSYSEGIYFAFITLSTIGFGDYVVGKQPGRIYFSYYRTLVAIWILFGLAWIALLFNLLTTVLEDTEKIIVKDLHQIVKVSKDNEASQPRRCWPAHFLPEEEVIPPCAGGDAQTMESLASGSEQTKK; from the exons ATGAATGTATTTGACAAATCACTGTCCCCATCAGCTCAGGATCCCAGCGGAAACCCCAGCTGGGAGGGCTCTTCCTGCCTGGGGGAGGCTCCCCAGGAACGCCAGGGATTTACTAATCGCCACCTTTCGCTCCCCATCCCTTGCCGTATCCCGCCAAGGGCCATGTGCAGTGGCAAGCTGCAGACAGGTTTGCTGGTTGCCGGCTACTTCGTCTACTTGCTGGTGGGTGCAGCCGTGTTCCAGGCGCTGGAGAGGACcgctgaaaagcagcagaaaatggcAGCCGCCCAGATGAAGGAGGCATTTCTGCAGAACTTCCCCCACCTCACAGTGGCAGAGATGGAGCAGTTTATGAAG AACCTGACTGAAGCCATTCAGAATGGAGTATACCCTGTTGGAAATGAATCACAGACTGAAAACAGCAACTGGGATTTCAGTAACTCCTTCTTCTTTGCAGGCACAGTGGTCTCCACAATAG GCTATGGCACACTGCGTCCTAAAACTGCTGCGGGCCAGatcttctgtgtcttttttgCTCTCTTTGGAATCCCTCTGAATATTGTTTTTCTGCACCGTGTTGGTAAGATGCTCTCGCTGCTGTGTAAAAAGCTGGGGAAATTCCTGTACgagaaaggaatgagaaag aagaagaTCAAATTTCTGacccttttgttctttttggcCACCGGGATCCTAGTGTTTCTGTGCTTGCCGTCACTCTTCTTCCAGATAACAGAGGGTTGGTCCTACAGCGAAGGaatttactttgcatttatcaCCCTCAGCACCATTGGCTTTGGAGATTATGTAGTAG GTAAACAACCTggcaggatttatttttcctactacCGAACACTTGTGGCCATTTGGATTCTTTTTGGCCTTGCCTGGATTGCTCTCCTATTTAATTTATTGACAACAGTTCtagaagatactgaaaaaataattgtcaagGATCTCCATCAAATTGTAAAGGTGAGTAAGGACAATGAAGCAAGCCAACCAAGAAGATGCTGGCCTGCTCATTTTTTACCAGAAGAAGAAGTAATACCACCATGTGCTGGAGGGGATGCACAGACAATGGAGTCATTAGCATCAGGttctgaacaaacaaaaaaataa
- the LOC121071102 gene encoding inositol 1,4,5-trisphosphate receptor-interacting protein-like 1, with the protein MVLATFFVLTFLGLIHSPAKVGYELDEATNDYMRQRAEELQEHMMQLLFEIEEGEKEQSWSYMGALLLSVLQHWQFWACVGVALLFFWNLWLLLRDIPEHESSSEEESSSSEEEEEERVPPLPNDARDLPEFVAQRIYWPLPDPTIRCPLVEEVVGDLLHVFDSVILNTFFPKLQRAIGVGSAFEGWNPHGNEAVYHLLVPMTAPRGHSFHLELGNEDDILVRNSSICVELECTCARQQDFGDMLCFLHHSEDELKKQDPSLLDTLCTDSYLDAEKTARWFQNFVKTAWVVIPQSQVYNVNVLPSTRMCKLRLTNAARRNLTIEIIFGVQQGDSDIFLSSQMRRGTSIPSTTWPQSCIVAERKFFQHVAREAVFNCIHLKCLQICARMVVGTSFPTYIIKTIVMHLLTTIPLEVWHETDFLLRLDDIIRYLRCCVEEKCLNHFFFGNEMVPNVIVLPPAFQSSGPVNLFQHLKRNPYAKAEALQKFEVVRDRLKRLLIYGHERDLRAQRERSAAGRR; encoded by the coding sequence ATGGTTTTGGCAACTTTCTTCGTCCTGACGTTCCTGGGCTTAATCCATAGCCCGGCGAAGGTTGGCTACGAATTAGATGAAGCTACAAACGACTACATGCGGCAGCGTGCGGAGGAGCTGCAAGAACACATGATGCAGCTCCTGTTCGAAattgaggagggggagaaggagcagagctggtcGTACATGGGAGCCCTGCTCTTATCTGTGTTGCAGCACTGGCAGTTCTGGGCCTGTGTTGGTGTTGCCCTCCTGTTCTTTTGGAACTTGTGGCTGCTCCTTAGAGATATCCCAGAAcatgaaagcagcagtgaggaggAGAGCTCCAGcagtgaagaagaggaggaagaaagagtaCCACCACTCCCCAATGATGCAAGAGATCTGCCTGAATTTGTAGCTCAGCGCATCTACTGGCCACTCCCGGATCCGACCATCAGATGCCCACTGGTGGAGGAGGTTGTGGGAGACCTCCTGCATGTCTTTGACTCAGTCATTCTAAATACTTTCTTTCCGAAGCTGCAACGAGCCATCGGAGTGGGCAGTGCCTTTGAAGGTTGGAATCCTCATGGGAATGAGGCTGTCTACCACCTACTTGTGCCCATGACGGCCCCGCGTGGACACTCCTTCCACCTGGAGCTGGGCAATGAGGACGATATACTGGTGAGGAACTCCTCTATCTGTGTGGAGCTGGAGTGCACGTGCGCGCGGCAGCAGGACTTTGGGGACATGCTGTGCTTCCTCCACCATTCTGAGGATGAGCTGAAAAAACAGGACCCGAGCCTCCTAGACACCCTCTGCACCGATTCCTACCTAGATGCGGAGAAGACTGCAAGGTGGTTCCAGAACTTTGTGAAAACAGCCTGGGTGGTTATCCCTCAGTCGCAGGTTTACAATGTAAATGTGCTGCCCTCCACCCGCATGTGCAAGCTCCGGCTGACAAATGCTGCCAGGAGAAACCTCACCATTGAGATAATATTTGGGGTGCAGCAAGGCGATTCAGACATCTTCCTGAGCAGCCAGATGAGAAGGGGCACCTCTATCCCCAGCACAACATGGCCACAGAGCTGTATTGTTGCAGAGAGGAAGTTCTTCCAGCACGTGGCCAGAGAAGCCGTGTTCAACTGCATACACCTCAAGTGCCTGCAGATTTGCGCCCGTATGGTGGTGGGCACAAGCTTTCCCACCTACATCATCAAGACTATTGTCATGCACCTCCTGACCACCATCCCCTTGGAAGTGTGGCACGAGACGGATTTTCTGCTTCGGCTGGATGATATCATTCGGTACCTGCGCTGCTGTGTGGAAGAGAAATGCCTCAACCACTTCTTCTTTGGCAATGAGATGGTGCCCAATGTGATTGTCCTGCCACCAGCCTTCCAATCATCCGGCCCAGTCAACCTCTTCCAGCACCTGAAGCGGAACCCGTATGCCAAAGCTGAGGCACTGCAGAAGTTCGAGGTGGTGCGAGATCGGCTCAAAAGACTGCTGATCTATGGACATGAAAGAGACCTTCGTGCACAGCGAGAgcgctctgctgctggcagacgATGA